One segment of Gemmatimonadales bacterium DNA contains the following:
- a CDS encoding thiosulfate oxidation carrier protein SoxY, whose translation MWAGLLGGQRLLAQERLLLLPERWSDPTDPEVPNEEVARILRTVVGDRPIRKGRLSLDMPAVAEDGRVVPVVIESDLPMTPEQHVTAVHLIVDHNPDPHLAVFHLTPAIGSVALETRIKMKRTTWVRAILETSTGEIWGAYAHVIVSLNGCG comes from the coding sequence GTGTGGGCCGGTCTCTTGGGAGGGCAGCGCCTCCTCGCCCAGGAGCGGCTGCTCCTGCTGCCGGAGCGCTGGTCCGATCCGACGGACCCCGAGGTGCCGAACGAGGAGGTCGCCCGGATCCTCCGGACCGTGGTGGGCGATCGTCCCATCCGAAAGGGACGGCTCTCGCTGGACATGCCGGCCGTGGCGGAGGATGGACGGGTGGTCCCGGTCGTGATCGAGAGCGACCTGCCGATGACCCCGGAGCAGCACGTCACCGCCGTTCATCTGATCGTCGATCACAACCCCGACCCGCATCTCGCCGTCTTTCACCTGACGCCGGCCATTGGTAGCGTCGCATTGGAGACCCGGATCAAGATGAAGCGCACCACCTGGGTGCGGGCCATCCTGGAGACCAGCACCGGCGAGATCTGGGGCGCCTACGCCCACGTGATCGTGTCCCTGAACGGATGCGGATGA
- the soxZ gene encoding thiosulfate oxidation carrier complex protein SoxZ, protein MSGAPIGEARIRLPDRITRGEVFRVTSIIAHPMDTGFFRTADGRPIPAFFIKDVVITYGDQPVARFEWTSGISRDPVVSFTLRAEKEAPLTMVWTDSKGGVYRQSADIAFASA, encoded by the coding sequence ATGTCCGGCGCCCCCATCGGTGAAGCCAGGATCCGCCTGCCCGACCGGATCACCCGGGGTGAGGTTTTCAGGGTCACCTCCATCATCGCGCACCCGATGGACACCGGGTTCTTCCGCACCGCCGATGGCCGGCCGATCCCCGCGTTCTTCATCAAGGACGTGGTCATCACTTACGGGGACCAGCCGGTCGCCCGGTTCGAGTGGACCTCGGGGATCAGTCGAGATCCGGTGGTGAGCTTTACCCTCCGGGCCGAGAAGGAGGCCCCGCTCACGATGGTGTGGACCGACTCGAAGGGCGGGGTCTACCGGCAGTCGGCCGACATCGCCTTCGCTTCGGCCTGA
- a CDS encoding MBL fold metallo-hydrolase, producing the protein MLLPLALFAYSQLGTTPSAGDSLRAPPFVARRLADGIYAVPGDSGRGSEGRPNAGFIVTGEGVIVVDALASPRQGQQLLRTIRRVTRQPIVWLVLTHHHPDHHFGAIIFRRAGAKVIAHPDARILASEAGPDALVADWTRVMGIDAMRGFEFADVPDRPVTGTDTLHLGGRVVVITHPGAGHTPGDLMIWLPAERVLFTGDILVEDGVTMVVDGSSRELLRALAAIDSLNPRVVVPGHGAIPRVPAKLVARTREYISGLDADMRTAVERGVPMQRAMSALPPADATRPVSLNSRRRRNAVRVYLEEEKAYMGLGDSLP; encoded by the coding sequence GTGCTGCTTCCCCTCGCGCTCTTCGCCTACTCGCAGCTCGGTACCACTCCGTCCGCGGGAGATTCGCTCCGCGCTCCCCCCTTCGTCGCCCGCCGTCTGGCCGATGGGATCTACGCTGTCCCGGGCGACTCGGGACGCGGGTCCGAGGGGCGGCCAAACGCGGGATTCATCGTGACCGGGGAAGGGGTGATCGTGGTGGATGCGCTGGCGAGTCCACGACAGGGCCAGCAGCTCCTGCGCACCATCCGCCGGGTCACCCGCCAGCCGATCGTCTGGCTGGTGCTCACGCACCACCATCCGGACCATCACTTCGGGGCCATCATATTCCGCCGGGCCGGTGCCAAGGTCATCGCCCATCCCGACGCACGCATCCTGGCTTCCGAAGCGGGTCCCGACGCGCTGGTGGCGGATTGGACACGGGTCATGGGGATCGATGCCATGCGGGGCTTCGAGTTTGCCGACGTGCCCGACCGTCCGGTTACCGGCACCGACACGCTGCACCTGGGCGGGCGAGTCGTCGTGATCACCCACCCGGGCGCGGGTCATACGCCAGGCGATCTGATGATCTGGCTCCCGGCCGAGCGGGTGTTGTTCACCGGTGACATCCTGGTGGAGGACGGCGTCACGATGGTGGTGGACGGCAGCTCCCGCGAGCTGCTCCGGGCCCTCGCGGCCATCGACAGCCTCAACCCGCGAGTGGTGGTTCCGGGGCACGGCGCGATTCCCCGGGTGCCGGCCAAGCTGGTGGCCCGGACCAGAGAATACATCTCGGGGCTCGACGCGGACATGCGGACGGCGGTGGAGCGCGGAGTGCCGATGCAGCGCGCCATGAGCGCGCTCCCGCCGGCCGACGCGACCCGCCCGGTGTCGCTCAATTCTCGCCGGCGGCGCAACGCGGTGCGGGTCTACCTGGAGGAGGAGAAGGCGTATATGGGTCTGGGCGACTCACTCCCATGA
- a CDS encoding sulfurtransferase: MTRLGRGLLGIGLLVGLGCTGKPTAAPSPVAGSAQPRILSTEELARWQAEGTVLVIDVRTDVFTYLKGHLPGAEYLNTETIRASEGGIPTRLLSGQEYAELFSRLGISPEQPVVIYSAGETHNIDATFLAYLLAAFGHPKVYVLDGGYFKWELEQRPIARRYPRIPLTRFPAAPFHPETASLEDIQGALRTGDAVLVDARPPDQFAGEAGAQMRRGHIPGAVNHYWQDDLTQAGFGHVWKSLDQLRAGYRAQGITPDKSIIAYCNSATEASHVYFTLRYLLGYSRVRIYVGSWTEWAEREDLPIEIGTSAR, translated from the coding sequence ATGACACGCCTCGGACGAGGGCTGCTCGGGATCGGCCTTCTGGTCGGGCTGGGATGCACCGGAAAGCCCACTGCAGCGCCGAGTCCCGTGGCGGGCTCGGCCCAGCCGAGGATTCTCTCCACTGAGGAGCTGGCACGCTGGCAGGCGGAGGGTACGGTGCTGGTGATCGACGTCCGCACCGACGTGTTCACCTATCTCAAGGGGCACCTGCCCGGCGCGGAGTACCTCAATACCGAGACGATCCGGGCCAGCGAAGGGGGGATACCGACGCGGCTGCTGTCGGGCCAGGAGTACGCCGAGCTCTTCTCCCGGCTGGGGATCAGCCCGGAGCAGCCTGTGGTGATCTACAGCGCCGGGGAGACCCACAACATCGATGCGACCTTCCTGGCCTATCTCCTGGCGGCGTTCGGACATCCCAAGGTGTACGTGCTGGACGGCGGATACTTCAAGTGGGAGCTGGAGCAGCGGCCCATCGCGCGACGCTATCCGCGGATTCCGCTCACGCGGTTCCCCGCCGCACCCTTCCACCCGGAGACCGCTTCTCTGGAGGACATTCAGGGTGCGCTTCGGACCGGTGATGCCGTGTTGGTCGACGCCCGGCCACCCGATCAATTTGCGGGAGAGGCGGGAGCCCAGATGCGCCGGGGCCACATTCCGGGGGCGGTCAATCACTACTGGCAGGATGACCTGACCCAGGCGGGGTTCGGCCACGTGTGGAAGAGCCTTGACCAGCTGCGCGCAGGGTACAGGGCGCAGGGCATCACGCCGGACAAGAGCATCATCGCCTACTGCAACAGCGCCACCGAGGCGAGCCACGTCTACTTCACCCTGCGGTACCTGCTGGGTTATTCCCGGGTGCGCATCTACGTGGGATCCTGGACCGAGTGGGCCGAGCGGGAGGACCTGCCGATCGAGATCGGCACGTCCGCCCGCTGA
- a CDS encoding amidohydrolase family protein — protein sequence MKPLVSHFPALLLAVSAASCAPHRVHVTEPKPINSTVAIVGATLWDGTGRGPVPHAVTLIRADRILCAGAAAECPVPRGARVIDGQGRYLIPGIIDSHVHLLFLTNGSAGQDLALDLRDLLAQGVTTVRDMGTNPAELLARVNAIPASPRVYAMQLVAGRRFFFNGFRATETARGAVLRQAPAVIMQWLGWTPLQFNPGDNPDQIVATAREVGAMGLKLYAQLDSGSVRQLVAAAHRAGMPVWGHAWVQPASVREQASAGQDGVVHAAGLAGELFTIEERDTLVKDGDLQIATARVATVAAAHDPRVLAALDTMARLGTMFEPTLDAVQHSVASFDARRRHIPSLQESYARAASGFGMEVTREAVRRGVRISAGSDHVAYGPVGDRASVFGNMRLLVDSIGLSPTAALLAATRDAARAIGGEPGGQIGTIEVGHYADLVLLSANPLVNLDNLEAVEWVMRGGRIWRPGQLRSGIAMR from the coding sequence ATGAAGCCCCTCGTCTCGCATTTTCCTGCCCTGCTGTTGGCGGTGTCGGCCGCCTCGTGCGCGCCGCACCGGGTACACGTCACCGAGCCCAAGCCGATCAATTCCACGGTGGCTATCGTCGGCGCCACCCTATGGGACGGCACTGGCCGCGGGCCGGTGCCTCACGCCGTCACGCTCATCCGCGCCGATCGGATCCTCTGCGCCGGTGCCGCCGCGGAGTGCCCGGTTCCCCGCGGCGCCCGGGTCATCGACGGACAGGGCCGTTATCTGATTCCCGGCATCATCGACAGCCATGTGCACCTGCTGTTCTTGACCAATGGCAGCGCCGGCCAGGACCTCGCGCTCGACCTGCGCGACCTGCTGGCCCAGGGCGTCACGACCGTGCGTGACATGGGGACCAATCCGGCGGAGCTGCTGGCCAGGGTGAATGCGATACCCGCGTCGCCCCGGGTCTACGCCATGCAGCTGGTGGCGGGCCGTCGCTTCTTCTTCAACGGCTTCCGGGCCACCGAGACGGCCCGAGGCGCCGTGCTGCGGCAGGCGCCTGCCGTCATCATGCAGTGGCTCGGGTGGACGCCGCTCCAGTTCAATCCGGGAGATAATCCGGATCAGATCGTTGCCACGGCCCGGGAAGTCGGGGCGATGGGTCTCAAGCTCTACGCTCAGCTCGACAGCGGCTCGGTCCGCCAACTGGTCGCGGCGGCCCATCGGGCCGGCATGCCGGTATGGGGCCACGCCTGGGTGCAGCCGGCCAGCGTTCGTGAGCAAGCCTCGGCGGGCCAGGACGGCGTGGTCCACGCCGCCGGTCTGGCCGGAGAGCTGTTCACCATAGAAGAGCGGGACACGCTGGTCAAAGACGGCGACCTGCAGATCGCCACTGCCCGGGTCGCCACGGTGGCCGCCGCGCACGATCCCCGCGTTCTCGCTGCGCTCGACACCATGGCACGGCTGGGAACCATGTTCGAGCCGACGCTCGACGCGGTCCAGCACAGCGTGGCGTCGTTCGACGCCAGGCGGCGGCACATCCCTTCACTGCAGGAGAGCTACGCGCGCGCCGCGTCCGGATTCGGTATGGAGGTCACCCGTGAGGCCGTGCGCCGGGGCGTGCGGATCAGCGCGGGGAGCGACCACGTGGCGTATGGCCCCGTCGGAGACCGGGCCTCGGTCTTCGGGAATATGCGGTTGCTGGTGGACTCCATCGGTCTCTCGCCCACCGCGGCGCTGCTCGCTGCCACCCGAGACGCGGCTCGGGCCATCGGCGGCGAGCCCGGCGGCCAGATCGGAACCATTGAGGTCGGGCACTACGCCGACCTGGTGCTCTTGAGCGCGAATCCCTTGGTCAATCTCGACAATCTGGAAGCGGTGGAGTGGGTCATGCGCGGCGGTCGCATCTGGCGGCCGGGACAGCTCCGCAGCGGCATCGCGATGCGCTAG
- the hemB gene encoding porphobilinogen synthase translates to MRLRRRPALPSLPSVSSPEILRPRRRRRTEAMRQLVREHELSPGDLIQPVFVVHGRDVEREIASMPGVFHLSVDGPLDREAERLEALGIPGLILFGLPAAKDEIGSENYAADGIVQQALRQLKARHPGLLLFTDVCCCEYTSHGHCGILRDGSVDNDATLAVLGRVAVSHAEAGADIVAPSGMMDGMVGAIRSALDQASFTERGILSYAVKYASAFYGPFREAADSAPAFGDRRQYQMDPANVREAVLEASLDEAQGADMLMVKPALAYLDVVRAVRERTTLPLLAYNVSGEYSMVKAAAAQGWIDERGVVLEAMLGMRRAGADAIITYHAKDVAAWLAGDTSR, encoded by the coding sequence ATGCGGTTGCGGCGGCGCCCCGCGCTCCCTAGTCTTCCCTCCGTGTCCTCCCCCGAGATCCTCCGTCCCAGACGCCGCCGTCGCACCGAGGCCATGCGGCAGCTGGTCCGCGAGCACGAGTTGAGCCCCGGCGACCTGATCCAGCCGGTATTCGTGGTGCATGGCCGCGACGTCGAGCGGGAAATCGCATCGATGCCGGGTGTCTTTCATCTCTCGGTCGACGGCCCCCTCGACCGTGAGGCGGAGCGGCTCGAGGCGCTGGGCATTCCCGGACTCATCCTCTTCGGACTTCCCGCCGCCAAGGACGAGATCGGCTCGGAGAACTACGCGGCCGACGGCATCGTCCAGCAGGCGTTGCGCCAGTTGAAGGCGCGGCACCCCGGCCTGCTGCTCTTCACCGACGTCTGCTGCTGCGAGTACACCAGCCACGGCCACTGCGGCATCCTGCGGGACGGCTCGGTGGACAACGATGCCACACTGGCCGTCCTCGGCCGCGTGGCCGTGAGCCACGCCGAGGCAGGGGCGGACATCGTCGCGCCCAGTGGGATGATGGACGGCATGGTGGGAGCCATCCGGAGCGCGCTCGACCAGGCGAGCTTCACCGAGCGGGGGATCTTGAGCTACGCGGTCAAGTACGCGAGTGCGTTCTATGGTCCGTTCCGCGAAGCGGCAGACAGCGCGCCCGCGTTCGGCGACCGACGGCAGTACCAGATGGATCCGGCCAACGTGCGGGAGGCGGTGCTGGAAGCTTCCCTGGACGAGGCCCAGGGCGCCGACATGCTCATGGTCAAGCCGGCGCTCGCCTACCTCGACGTGGTGCGGGCGGTACGGGAGCGGACCACGCTGCCGCTGCTGGCCTACAACGTCAGCGGCGAGTATTCGATGGTGAAGGCCGCCGCGGCCCAGGGCTGGATCGACGAGCGCGGTGTGGTGCTCGAGGCCATGCTGGGCATGCGCCGCGCAGGTGCGGACGCGATCATCACCTATCATGCGAAGGATGTCGCGGCCTGGCTCGCCGGGGACACCAGCCGATGA
- the hemL gene encoding glutamate-1-semialdehyde 2,1-aminomutase, whose product MTEVRSARSSSVSERLFAAARRVLPGGVNSPVRAFRGVGGTPRFIERGEGAWLVDADGNRYVDLVLSWGPLILGHAHPEVLEAVVAAAGRGTTFGAPTELEVRLAQVVVDTFPALEMVRFVSSGTEAAMSAVRLARAATGRRLILKFDGCYHGHADALLAAAGSGVATLGLPDSPGVTPATVADTIIAPFNDLAAVEAIFATRGEEMAAVLVEPVAGNMGVVPPVPGFLEGLRAITRRTGALLVFDEVMTGWRVHRQGAQVLYGIDPDLTILGKVIGGGLPAAAYGGSRALMEQIAPAGPVYQAGTLSGNPLAMAAGIATLDVLSRPGVWDRAEDWARRAEQAILAAASGAGVMVTVQRVGTMLTPFFSSEPVRDYAAARRSDRAAYAAFFHAMLDGGVYLAPSAFEAAFTSTVHGAAELATLEAALASAWPR is encoded by the coding sequence ATGACCGAGGTACGCTCCGCTCGATCGAGCTCCGTCTCGGAGCGGCTCTTCGCGGCCGCCCGCAGGGTCCTGCCCGGCGGTGTCAACAGCCCGGTTCGCGCCTTTCGCGGCGTGGGTGGGACGCCGCGGTTCATCGAGCGGGGTGAGGGCGCCTGGCTGGTCGACGCCGACGGAAATCGCTACGTCGACCTGGTCCTGTCCTGGGGACCGCTGATCCTGGGACACGCCCATCCCGAGGTGCTCGAAGCCGTCGTCGCCGCCGCGGGGCGGGGCACCACCTTCGGTGCGCCGACCGAGCTGGAAGTCCGACTGGCGCAGGTCGTGGTGGACACCTTCCCCGCGCTCGAGATGGTGCGGTTCGTCAGCTCCGGCACCGAGGCGGCAATGAGTGCCGTCCGGCTCGCCCGCGCCGCCACCGGCCGCAGGTTGATCCTCAAGTTCGACGGCTGCTATCACGGTCACGCGGACGCGCTCCTGGCCGCCGCCGGATCGGGCGTCGCCACGCTGGGACTGCCGGACTCGCCCGGCGTGACTCCGGCCACGGTGGCCGATACGATCATCGCCCCGTTCAACGACCTCGCGGCCGTGGAGGCGATCTTCGCCACCCGCGGCGAGGAGATGGCGGCGGTCCTGGTCGAGCCGGTGGCCGGGAACATGGGCGTAGTGCCGCCGGTGCCCGGGTTTCTCGAAGGACTCCGCGCAATCACCCGGCGCACCGGGGCGCTGCTGGTCTTCGATGAGGTGATGACCGGCTGGCGAGTGCACCGGCAGGGCGCCCAGGTGCTGTACGGCATCGACCCCGATCTCACCATCCTGGGGAAGGTGATCGGTGGCGGACTGCCGGCCGCCGCGTACGGCGGCTCCCGCGCGCTCATGGAGCAGATCGCGCCGGCCGGGCCGGTCTATCAGGCCGGGACGCTGTCCGGCAACCCATTGGCCATGGCCGCCGGCATCGCGACTCTCGACGTCCTCTCGCGTCCCGGCGTGTGGGACCGGGCCGAAGACTGGGCTCGCCGGGCCGAGCAGGCCATCCTCGCCGCGGCGTCCGGCGCCGGCGTGATGGTGACTGTGCAGCGCGTCGGGACCATGCTCACGCCGTTCTTCTCCTCCGAGCCGGTGCGCGACTACGCGGCCGCGCGCCGGAGCGACCGGGCCGCCTACGCCGCCTTCTTCCATGCGATGCTCGACGGCGGCGTGTATCTGGCGCCGTCGGCCTTCGAGGCCGCGTTTACCTCGACCGTGCACGGCGCGGCCGAGCTCGCGACGCTCGAGGCGGCGCTGGCCTCGGCATGGCCGCGATAG
- the hemG gene encoding protoporphyrinogen oxidase, giving the protein MAAIAIIGAGVAGLTAAFRLKRRGVRVVVYEATERVGGVILTERREGYVAELGPSSLAAPAAPVRALLDELGLRASLIAASPEARHRYIAKKGRLLALPTSPPELLTTRLLSNTAKLAVFGEPLVDASDSPMEESVGAFVRRRFNQEVLDYVANPFVAGVFAGDPEQLSVRLALPKLAALERSHGSVIRALAGMARPRRREEEGEAAGDGLVSFRTGLQELPAAFARELRSEIRLKSPVTQLRRGPKGWTVGAAFQPAELYDGVVYAAPAHCIDDIDLEFAGGDRLKTLASITHPPIGVLVLGFRREDVTHPLDGFGFLVPEVERRSVLGVIFSSTLFPGRAPEGHVTLTTFVGGVRNPDLAHADLPTITARAMHDLHALLGVKGEATFRSFQLWPKAIPQYDLTYGRYKDVMDEVERRNPGLALAGSYREGVAVGEVITSGEEAAGRLIERLEADAAAGTR; this is encoded by the coding sequence ATGGCCGCGATAGCCATCATCGGGGCCGGGGTGGCCGGCCTCACGGCTGCCTTCCGGCTCAAGCGGCGCGGCGTCAGGGTGGTGGTCTACGAGGCGACGGAACGCGTGGGCGGCGTGATCCTCACGGAACGGCGGGAGGGTTACGTGGCGGAGCTGGGACCGAGCTCGCTCGCCGCGCCCGCGGCCCCGGTCCGCGCCCTGCTCGACGAGTTGGGTCTCCGGGCCAGTCTCATCGCCGCCTCGCCCGAGGCGCGGCACCGGTACATCGCGAAGAAGGGAAGGCTCCTGGCCCTCCCGACCTCGCCTCCCGAGCTTCTCACCACGCGACTGCTCTCCAATACCGCCAAGCTCGCCGTATTCGGGGAGCCGCTGGTCGACGCGAGCGACTCGCCGATGGAAGAGAGCGTCGGGGCCTTCGTCCGGCGGCGGTTCAATCAGGAAGTGCTCGATTACGTCGCCAACCCGTTCGTCGCAGGCGTGTTCGCGGGCGATCCGGAACAGCTCTCGGTCCGGCTGGCGCTGCCCAAGCTGGCCGCCCTGGAGCGGAGTCACGGGTCGGTGATCAGGGCGCTGGCCGGGATGGCGAGGCCCCGCCGGCGTGAGGAGGAAGGCGAAGCCGCGGGCGACGGCCTGGTTTCGTTCCGGACCGGACTGCAGGAGCTGCCTGCGGCGTTTGCCCGCGAGCTCCGCTCGGAGATCCGGCTCAAGTCCCCCGTCACCCAGCTCCGGCGAGGACCCAAGGGCTGGACCGTGGGCGCCGCCTTCCAGCCGGCCGAGCTGTACGACGGCGTGGTGTACGCCGCGCCGGCGCACTGCATCGACGACATCGATCTGGAGTTCGCCGGCGGCGATCGGCTGAAGACGCTCGCCAGCATCACCCACCCGCCGATCGGCGTCCTGGTGCTGGGCTTCCGCCGGGAAGACGTGACCCATCCGCTCGACGGGTTCGGCTTTCTGGTGCCTGAAGTGGAGCGCCGGAGCGTACTGGGCGTGATCTTCTCCTCCACCCTCTTTCCCGGCCGTGCGCCCGAGGGCCACGTCACCCTCACCACGTTCGTCGGCGGCGTCAGGAACCCCGACCTGGCGCACGCCGACCTGCCCACCATCACGGCGCGGGCGATGCACGATCTCCACGCCCTTCTGGGAGTCAAAGGCGAGGCGACGTTTCGCAGCTTCCAGCTCTGGCCCAAGGCGATCCCGCAGTACGATCTCACCTACGGTCGCTACAAGGACGTCATGGACGAGGTGGAGCGCCGGAACCCGGGGCTCGCGCTGGCCGGCTCGTACCGCGAAGGGGTGGCGGTCGGCGAGGTGATAACGTCGGGCGAGGAGGCGGCCGGCCGGCTGATCGAGCGGCTCGAAGCGGATGCGGCCGCAGGCACGCGGTGA
- the hemC gene encoding hydroxymethylbilane synthase, with product MTVAASLRIGTRSSALALWQTEHVRALLHSAGHRTARVEIRTTGDLVQQVPLSRIGSRALFTRQIDDAMLEGRIDLAVHSLKDLPTTLPTGITLAAISEREDPTDALVGRGPCRWDQLPQGGLLATSSLRRRAQLLYLRRDLRVTDVRGNVDTRLAKLDAQPEWSAILLATAGLLRLGLGGRIGERLSPALMLPAPGQGALAITVPDGDASLAAAIRGALHHRATALAVSAERAFLRRLEGGCQVPVAAHAELSGAGRDLRLHGRVVSLGGERAVDGVESAEVVDEAAADALGVALAERLLAEGASAILAEVRAATVPAIPEP from the coding sequence GTGACGGTCGCGGCTTCGCTCAGGATCGGGACGCGGAGCAGCGCGCTGGCGCTCTGGCAGACGGAGCACGTCCGCGCCCTGCTGCACTCGGCCGGCCACCGGACCGCGCGAGTCGAGATCCGGACCACGGGTGATCTGGTCCAGCAGGTCCCTCTCTCCCGGATCGGCAGCCGCGCCCTGTTCACCAGACAGATCGACGATGCCATGCTCGAGGGCCGGATCGATCTGGCGGTGCATTCGCTCAAAGATCTCCCGACCACGCTTCCCACCGGCATCACCCTGGCGGCCATCAGCGAGCGGGAGGATCCGACCGACGCGTTGGTGGGTCGGGGCCCCTGCCGCTGGGACCAGCTGCCGCAGGGCGGTCTGTTAGCCACCAGCAGTCTGCGGCGAAGGGCGCAGCTGCTGTACCTGCGCCGCGATCTCCGGGTGACCGATGTGCGCGGGAACGTGGACACCAGGCTGGCCAAGCTCGATGCTCAGCCCGAGTGGAGTGCCATCCTCCTCGCGACCGCCGGTCTGCTCCGGCTCGGCCTGGGCGGCCGGATCGGCGAGCGGCTCTCGCCGGCGTTGATGCTGCCGGCGCCGGGGCAGGGAGCGCTCGCGATCACGGTACCTGACGGCGACGCCTCCCTGGCGGCAGCCATTCGCGGCGCGCTGCACCACCGGGCGACCGCGCTCGCGGTTTCGGCGGAGCGTGCCTTCCTCCGGCGACTGGAAGGTGGGTGCCAGGTTCCGGTGGCGGCTCACGCCGAGCTTTCCGGTGCGGGTCGCGATCTTCGACTGCACGGCCGGGTGGTCAGTTTGGGCGGCGAGCGGGCCGTGGATGGCGTCGAGAGTGCGGAGGTCGTCGACGAGGCGGCGGCGGACGCGCTGGGCGTGGCGCTCGCCGAGCGGCTCCTCGCCGAAGGTGCGAGCGCGATCCTGGCCGAGGTGCGCGCCGCAACGGTTCCGGCCATACCGGAGCCCTGA
- a CDS encoding uroporphyrinogen-III synthase — protein MRGTVVVTASAGTFPGLLAALQAIPVAVEEHPLISFVPPLDWRPVDSALDHLDRYDALAFTSPRSARAFIDRVLGAGRQARLEPPRSPSVWASGVGTAAALGDLSVPLHTPDGRLTGSLGAAGALARAMLDGGVRGPVLFPCGEIRRDELPTRLRDDGIEVEEVVCYRSVLAGEVEARRAVERGQVVVVASPSVADLLARACPSGARPALLAVGPTTAAAARASGWPPAGVAALPTAEALAAGVRTLLSS, from the coding sequence ATGCGTGGCACCGTCGTGGTCACCGCGTCGGCAGGCACGTTCCCCGGCCTGCTGGCGGCGCTGCAGGCCATTCCGGTGGCGGTCGAGGAGCACCCGCTGATCTCCTTTGTCCCGCCGCTCGACTGGAGACCGGTCGATTCGGCGCTGGACCACCTGGACCGGTACGATGCGCTGGCATTCACCTCGCCGCGCTCGGCGCGGGCATTCATCGACCGCGTGCTGGGCGCGGGGAGGCAGGCGCGGCTCGAGCCGCCGCGCAGCCCGAGCGTGTGGGCCAGCGGCGTCGGCACGGCGGCGGCACTGGGCGATCTGTCCGTGCCGCTCCACACACCCGATGGGCGGCTCACCGGCTCGCTCGGCGCCGCGGGCGCCCTCGCCCGGGCGATGCTCGACGGCGGGGTCCGGGGCCCGGTGCTCTTCCCCTGCGGCGAGATCCGGCGGGACGAGCTCCCGACCCGACTGCGCGATGACGGCATCGAGGTCGAGGAAGTGGTCTGCTACCGCTCGGTGCTGGCCGGCGAGGTCGAGGCACGCCGAGCGGTCGAGCGCGGGCAGGTGGTGGTGGTCGCGAGCCCAAGCGTCGCCGACCTGCTGGCCCGCGCCTGTCCCAGCGGGGCCCGGCCGGCCCTGCTCGCCGTCGGTCCGACGACCGCTGCGGCCGCACGCGCGTCCGGTTGGCCGCCCGCCGGCGTCGCCGCCCTCCCAACGGCGGAGGCACTCGCCGCCGGCGTTCGCACCCTGCTGTCCAGCTGA
- the hemE gene encoding uroporphyrinogen decarboxylase yields MNDLFLRACRREPTDRPPVWMMRQAGRYLPAYRAVRERADFLTMVGTPELAAEVTLQPVDLVGVDAAIIFSDILVVPQAMGMELTVTDGVGPRFARPLRSAADFGALREIEPREHLAYVLDAIRLARRELAGRVPLIGFAGAPWTLMSYMIEGGASKAFTQAKRLLLQDPGLAHLLLGRLAHTVGGFLQAQVAAGAQAVQLFDSWAGALGPRDFREFALPYLAEAARLAREAGAPVIVFAPGAAWALEEIASATGADVVGIDWQTDPADARRRLASHGVALQGNLDPTWLYAAPATIRERTRDMLDAFGGRGHIANLGHGILPDVPVAHARAFVDAVKEWSAR; encoded by the coding sequence ATGAACGACCTTTTTCTCCGCGCCTGCCGGCGCGAGCCCACCGACCGGCCACCAGTATGGATGATGCGCCAGGCGGGGCGCTATCTGCCCGCGTATCGCGCCGTGCGGGAGCGGGCCGACTTTCTCACGATGGTGGGCACTCCGGAGCTCGCGGCCGAGGTTACCCTGCAGCCGGTGGATCTGGTCGGGGTGGATGCCGCGATCATCTTCAGCGACATCCTGGTCGTTCCTCAGGCAATGGGGATGGAGCTGACGGTCACCGACGGGGTCGGACCGCGGTTTGCACGGCCGCTCCGGTCGGCAGCCGACTTCGGGGCGCTCCGCGAGATCGAGCCGCGGGAGCACCTCGCCTACGTGCTGGATGCCATCCGTCTGGCCCGCCGGGAGCTGGCCGGCCGAGTGCCGCTGATCGGGTTCGCCGGCGCGCCCTGGACGCTCATGAGTTACATGATCGAGGGCGGTGCCTCGAAGGCATTCACTCAGGCCAAGCGCCTGCTGCTGCAGGATCCCGGGCTTGCGCACCTGCTGCTGGGCCGGCTGGCCCACACGGTGGGCGGGTTCCTCCAGGCCCAGGTCGCAGCCGGCGCACAGGCGGTGCAGCTCTTCGACTCCTGGGCCGGCGCGCTGGGGCCGCGCGACTTCCGCGAGTTCGCGCTGCCCTATCTCGCCGAGGCGGCGCGGCTCGCGCGGGAGGCGGGCGCGCCGGTGATCGTGTTCGCCCCGGGCGCGGCATGGGCGCTGGAGGAGATCGCCTCCGCAACCGGGGCGGACGTCGTGGGCATCGACTGGCAGACCGACCCCGCCGACGCTCGGCGGCGACTGGCCAGTCATGGGGTGGCCCTGCAGGGCAATCTCGATCCCACCTGGCTCTATGCGGCGCCTGCCACGATCCGTGAGCGCACCCGGGACATGCTGGACGCGTTCGGGGGCCGTGGCCACATCGCAAACCTGGGGCACGGCATCCTGCCTGACGTACCCGTGGCCCATGCGCGCGCCTTCGTCGATGCGGTGAAGGAGTGGAGCGCCCGATGA